The Bacteroidota bacterium genome segment GAAGGCTTCTTTGAAAATACACCGGTACATTCTATATGTAAATCGAAAGATAACTTATTTTGGATTTCGACCTATGCAAACGGAACCTTTGTTTGCGATTTTAACTCTAAACATTTAACCCAAAAAGAAATAGGTGAAAATGAAAAAATACTATACGTTAAAAACCTAAACGAAAAAATATACTTCTTCAACCAGAACATATATACCTGTGCTTTATCCAATAACAAGCTCGAAAAACTGAATATAAGCCACGATAAGAATGTAGCCAGCCAGGAACGATTTTTTGAATACGCTACCTCTTTTAAAGACTCCTTTATTTTTGTAAAAGGTTCAGCTAATTTTTTCATCAATAAAAATGGCATTACAAAGTATGAAGTAGGTAATACCAATAAAATAGGCGACAGCCTTATTTATTTCGATATGAAATGGAATCAAGGAATAACCATGCTATCAGAAAAAGGAATTTCCCAACATACGCCCAATAATGTAGTAGTTCCCTTTTACAAGTACAATATGATAGAGTCGTTTTTGGTTAAAAACGATATTTATATAGACAATATTAAACCCGTATATTTAGATAAAGATACCGTTTACCTCGCCTCCAATAAAGGCCTAATTAAATTGTATTTAATCAACAACAAAATAGCCTATAACATAAAAGCCATCAATGGAAAAATAGCACATGTTACCAAGTACAATAATCAGCTAATCGTATCAACCTATACCAATGGCATTTATTTAATCAATCAAAACAACATTGTAAATATTACTTCTATTGAAGGTTTACCATCAGACTATACCACCGAAAGCGTAGTAAACGATAACAGGATATGGGTATGTACCAATAAAGGTTTATCGCGCATTGACCTAAATAACTTAAATAACATAACCAATTTTACCTCGTTAGATTATTTAATAGACAATGAAGTAAACGATATAGCCTTTTTTAAAGATACCGTATACGTAGCCACCTCCAAAGGCTTAAGTTTTTTTCCGCAACGTATTATTTTCAAAGACAAATTCCCTTCCGTTTTTTTAGAGAAATTTGAAATTAATAACCAGGATACCATTATACGCGATACCTATTATTTGCCTTATACCAATAACAATTTTACTTTCCATTTCAGCTCGCCTAGCTATCGCTCAGGTAACAACAACATATTCCAGTTTGTTATAAAAAAAGGCAACCATTACGATACCAATTATTATCAATCAGGTACCATTCAGTTAAGTTCACTTATTCCGGGAGCTTACCAGTTTTTTATATGCGTAAAAAATATAGATGGTTTGTGGAGCATTAATCCTAAAATAATAAACATTACTGTACTACCACCTTTGTGGGATACGTTTATGTTTAAAATAGTAGCCGTAGCAGTTATATTAATTGTGGTAATTATTATGGTGGTAGGCACTGTTAAAGGCCAAAAACAAAAACAGGAATACAACCGTAAAATTGTAGAAAGCGAATTAAAGTCATTGCGATTGTATATGAATCCGCATTTTATTTTCAATAGTCTATCATCCCTTCAATCGTTTGTGTTGACCAACGAAATAGATAAAGCCAATAACTATATAACTAAGTTTTCAAAACTAATACGTTCCGTTATGAGCTACTCCGTAAAAGGAGAAATAAATTTAAAGGACGAAATAAAATTACTACAATCATACCTTGAGTTGGAGAAAGAAAGATTTGGCAACAGTTTTAACTTTCAAATAAGCTATAGCGATGAGCTGTTTGCAGAACATATTGTTATTCCTTCGCTCATGATACAGCCCTTTGTGGAAAATGCCATTAAGCACGGAATTACAGGCCTATTGGCCAGAGTAGGAGTTATAAAAGTTAAGTTCGAAAAAAGAGATAATGATTTGTATTGCATAGTAGAAGATAACGGAAGAGGTATAGACAAAGACAAACAAAAAGATGGATTGTACGTATCATCAGGTATTAACTTTACAGAAGAAAGAATAAGACTGTTGTTGAACGAACCAAACAAAGAAGTTATTAAGATAATAGATCTGCAGGAAAAAAATCAGCAGGTAGGAACCCGCGTTGAAATATTGGTGCCCGTTTTGAATAAAGGAAGCATATGAAAAAGTGTATCATTATTGACGATGAAAAAAACTGTAGAATTGCTTTAAACGAAGTTTTAAAAGTAAGTGGGTTTGATATAGAAGTAATACACGAAACAGGCGATGCGCTTCAGGCTTACGAGCTAATAATGACCAAGCAGCTTGCTCCCGATATAGTTTTTTTAGATATTCAGATGCCCGGCTGCGATGGATTTAGCTTTATAAAAAAAT includes the following:
- a CDS encoding histidine kinase; its protein translation is MPFFLSIYRAKKVLNTIRLLYIFICFISISQVQAQHFNFRNFGINNGLPSSFVYDVFEDSKGYLWFLTEKNVTRFDGKQFSYFNYKDGYDETGLFRVVEDKAGTLWFLTTTFKIFAFKNGTFTKVKSNDKFGWVDIGFDKKVKIISRDGRKLYQVNDDFTLSPIPINNKKAAYNFVEIKHNEYLIGTTVGVLLLTNNGTKEILPANTHSKRVVPRIFKTKDAIFLTNETGIFKYNPNNYSVQLQLPLYNNDEVFNIYEEEDNNNIWVCSLNGLFKYKKTLSSSVKPEGFFENTPVHSICKSKDNLFWISTYANGTFVCDFNSKHLTQKEIGENEKILYVKNLNEKIYFFNQNIYTCALSNNKLEKLNISHDKNVASQERFFEYATSFKDSFIFVKGSANFFINKNGITKYEVGNTNKIGDSLIYFDMKWNQGITMLSEKGISQHTPNNVVVPFYKYNMIESFLVKNDIYIDNIKPVYLDKDTVYLASNKGLIKLYLINNKIAYNIKAINGKIAHVTKYNNQLIVSTYTNGIYLINQNNIVNITSIEGLPSDYTTESVVNDNRIWVCTNKGLSRIDLNNLNNITNFTSLDYLIDNEVNDIAFFKDTVYVATSKGLSFFPQRIIFKDKFPSVFLEKFEINNQDTIIRDTYYLPYTNNNFTFHFSSPSYRSGNNNIFQFVIKKGNHYDTNYYQSGTIQLSSLIPGAYQFFICVKNIDGLWSINPKIINITVLPPLWDTFMFKIVAVAVILIVVIIMVVGTVKGQKQKQEYNRKIVESELKSLRLYMNPHFIFNSLSSLQSFVLTNEIDKANNYITKFSKLIRSVMSYSVKGEINLKDEIKLLQSYLELEKERFGNSFNFQISYSDELFAEHIVIPSLMIQPFVENAIKHGITGLLARVGVIKVKFEKRDNDLYCIVEDNGRGIDKDKQKDGLYVSSGINFTEERIRLLLNEPNKEVIKIIDLQEKNQQVGTRVEILVPVLNKGSI